In Paeniglutamicibacter kerguelensis, one genomic interval encodes:
- a CDS encoding primary-amine oxidase produces the protein MTLSNATDQQTDTGAYTLTTSEEIDAVRAILSENGHFPDSARVAYLGLEDPRRNEDAVDRRFRVFLLDVAGARPKDVVVSVTNRFVESVVELDTATSGELPVLEEEFEVVEQLLAEDPRWLEALAKRDLDVKNVRVAPLSAGVFEYPEESGRRILRGLAFVQNHPEDSAWAHPVDGLVGYVDVGNRSVDQVIDLGVVDIPAEHGNYTDPELTGPLRTTQKPISITQPEGPSFTVTGGNHVEWEKWSLDVGFDVREGLVLHNISFEDKGQPRRILNRASIAEMVVPYGDPSPVRSWQNYFDTGEYLVGQFANSLELGCDCLGEIHYMSPVVSNARGEARTIKNGICMHEEDWSILAKHSDLWSGINYTRRNRRLVISFFTTVGNYDYGFYWYLYLDGTIEFEAKATGIVFTSAHPGGDYPYASEMAPGLGAPYHQHLFGARLDFALDGGPGRVEEEDVVRVATGPENLRGNAFSRKRTAFTRESEAIRDADSSKGRTWVVSNPESTNRLGHAVAYKLHPAGQPTLLADEDSSIYRRATFASKALWVTAAAQDERYPTGDFVNQHAGGAGLPEWVKADRDIDGKDLVVWHTFGLTHFPRPEDWPIMPVDTIGFKLRPEGFFDRSPVLDVPAPASGKSCHS, from the coding sequence ATGACCCTCAGCAACGCCACCGACCAGCAGACCGACACCGGCGCCTACACACTGACCACCAGCGAAGAAATCGATGCAGTGCGCGCCATCCTTTCCGAGAATGGCCACTTCCCGGACTCGGCCCGCGTGGCCTACCTTGGCCTGGAAGACCCGCGCCGCAACGAGGATGCAGTGGACCGTCGCTTCCGTGTATTCCTGCTCGACGTGGCGGGAGCCCGCCCCAAGGATGTCGTGGTTTCGGTGACCAACCGGTTTGTGGAGAGCGTCGTCGAGCTGGACACCGCCACCAGCGGCGAGCTGCCGGTCTTGGAGGAGGAATTCGAGGTCGTCGAGCAGCTGCTCGCCGAAGACCCTCGCTGGCTCGAGGCCCTGGCAAAGCGCGACCTGGACGTGAAAAACGTGCGCGTCGCCCCGCTCTCGGCTGGCGTTTTCGAATACCCGGAGGAATCCGGCCGGCGCATCCTGCGCGGACTTGCCTTCGTGCAGAACCACCCGGAGGATTCGGCATGGGCGCACCCTGTCGACGGGCTGGTCGGCTACGTGGATGTGGGCAACCGCAGCGTGGACCAGGTCATCGACCTGGGCGTCGTGGACATCCCGGCCGAGCACGGCAACTACACCGACCCTGAACTCACGGGACCGCTGCGCACCACGCAGAAGCCGATCTCCATCACCCAGCCCGAGGGCCCCAGCTTCACCGTCACCGGCGGCAACCACGTCGAGTGGGAAAAATGGAGCCTGGATGTCGGCTTCGACGTGCGCGAGGGCCTGGTGCTGCACAACATTTCCTTCGAGGACAAGGGCCAGCCGCGGCGCATCCTCAACCGAGCCTCGATCGCCGAAATGGTTGTCCCCTACGGCGACCCCTCCCCCGTGCGCAGCTGGCAGAACTACTTCGACACCGGCGAATACCTGGTGGGCCAATTCGCCAACTCGCTGGAACTGGGTTGCGACTGCCTGGGCGAAATCCACTACATGTCCCCCGTGGTCTCCAACGCCCGCGGCGAGGCCCGCACCATCAAGAACGGTATCTGCATGCACGAGGAAGACTGGTCGATCCTGGCCAAGCACTCGGATTTGTGGAGCGGCATCAACTACACCCGCCGCAACCGCCGCCTGGTGATTTCGTTCTTCACCACCGTCGGAAACTACGACTACGGCTTCTACTGGTACCTCTACCTCGACGGCACCATCGAATTCGAGGCCAAGGCCACCGGCATCGTGTTCACCAGCGCCCACCCGGGCGGCGACTACCCGTACGCCTCGGAAATGGCACCGGGCCTCGGCGCCCCGTACCACCAGCACCTCTTCGGCGCCCGGCTGGACTTCGCACTCGACGGCGGCCCGGGCCGCGTCGAGGAAGAGGACGTCGTTCGCGTGGCCACCGGTCCCGAGAACCTGCGCGGCAACGCCTTCTCACGCAAGCGCACGGCCTTCACACGCGAATCCGAGGCGATCCGCGACGCCGACTCGTCCAAGGGACGCACCTGGGTGGTGTCCAACCCCGAGTCCACCAACCGCCTGGGACACGCCGTCGCCTACAAGCTGCACCCGGCCGGGCAACCGACGCTGCTGGCGGATGAGGATTCCTCGATCTACCGGCGCGCGACCTTCGCCTCCAAGGCGCTGTGGGTGACCGCGGCCGCCCAGGACGAGCGCTACCCGACCGGCGACTTCGTGAACCAGCACGCCGGCGGCGCAGGCCTGCCCGAATGGGTCAAGGCCGACCGCGACATCGACGGCAAGGACCTTGTCGTGTGGCACACCTTCGGGCTGACCCACTTCCCGCGTCCCGAGGACTGGCCGATCATGCCCGTGGACACCATCGGCTTCAAGCTGCGCCCCGAGGGCTTCTTCGACCGTTCGCCGGTCCTCGACGTCCCGGCGCCGGCTTCCGGCAAGTCCTGCCACAGCTAG